A stretch of DNA from Salmo trutta chromosome 12, fSalTru1.1, whole genome shotgun sequence:
AACCGTATgcctaaaaataaataaattaagaccaaatttgtagtttttcatgaatttttacaatacagacaattttgactttgtgtgtgtgctaTCTAGTGGGAAGTTATGACAAGCCCCCAACCGGAAGCACAACGTTTCGACCCCGAAAGAGCGGCGCACATGGAAACACACTGGGGACCCGAGTTGATGAATGAATTAAGTTCAGATGGATTATTGTAATCATATTCATCTCTAAATTGGATAGAATACGCTCTTTACTGAGGTAGGTTAAAATATTAGCAGGATTTGAGGTCTAGGTTTTTTTCAAACTGCTAGTTAGCATGGCATTGCTAACAACTAGCAAAAATCGCACCACGTTATAGCTAACGTTACTATTTTTTTCACAGCAACATTAAATCCCATTCTCTGCATTGTCATATCAACTGTGTTACGGACATTAGTATGAACGATTATGGGTGTATAACGTTTAGCAATTAATTTAGCTAACTTCGCTAGATATCCAAACGTAATGCCAACGTTTTGCTGCGTGTACTTTGCCAATGTACTGTATTGTCAGCGTGACTATTGTTATCTTTGACTAACTAATTGACCAGTATCTGCGTAAGGCCCCTCTGACTCCCAGAAAGCTCCGATTCAAACTCCTATTCACTAGCTCTGCAAGCGTTATAATGTCAAAATGCGTTCATTGAATTTCGCTGAGAAACTACCTTCATTTACTCCAGTTATGGCCGGTATATACTTCCACAAAAGGTGTAAGTAAATCGGTCCAATAAAATTATTAGCTCATATACCTTTTCAGTATATCCTGttactaaaatatattttcaaatcAATTGGTCCTGATTAAGCATGATCAACAGTACAACTATAAAACTCGAAGAACCAAAATAACTtcgtttattattattattataacgcCTATGAATCGGAGCATTCTGGACTTTAGAGGTCCCTAACGCAAAGATACTGGTTGAACTAGGTAACTACTCATGTAACCATATATTCTACCCCTGAAAGACAGTGTTTAGCTACACTAATCTTCAGTTCTGCTGGCTAGAATAGGGCTGTGTAGTCAATAGTGTGCACATCTGAATAAATATGGTAGTCAATTGCAGGTGTCTTGTCAGTAGGCCGGTGTTCCATTGGCTGACATGGGTTCATTCTCAGACTCTTCTTCTTTAGATACACACATCTGTTGGTAACATGATACTACTCACTGTACCTAACATCTTCTGCTTTGTTGTTGTCCCTCCCCCATAGCCTACCATGCTGAGGTGGTGAGACTGGGTGGTCACAGTGATATGGTAATGTAAAGTGAATGACGCAGGACTCTGACAGTACTGGCCACAACAACAAGAAACAGCAGTGTTTTGCCTGTGATGAGTGGCGACGGCACTGGTTTGGGGGCCCCTGGCCCGCTAGCAGGGTATTGGGAAAAAGTCAGTTGAACTCGTATTGTCTTCCTCTCACTTACTGTCACTTGTGCAAAGCTATTTTGGGTCTGAGAGATGCTGTCTGATTGGGAAGGCTGAATCCTCTTATATCCCAAATCAAAATTCAAAATAGAGAAACTCAACAAAACAACGAAACGGAAACTTTGGTTTGAAAAGGCGAAAGGTTTTGATCTGTTGTGTGGGTGTTTTTGTGAGTTAGATTGATTGACATGCTGCCTGGTACAATGcaaaacttaaatatgattctCATATCGACTGGATTGATACTCCACTGTACTATATGACATTGAGACACTCTGagacactctgacactctctaAATTATACTGTGTACGATACTCTGATGGCACTCAATTATATTTTGACGATACCATTATCGGGGTATTTTTTCCCCCCCCCGATGCATtaaatgaaaacacaaagcaggctatactctttggtcctttaaaaacctgctgtatgtaagaAATTGTGTGCTGTATCTTGAAAATAAATGTgtctctggatgacaacatatcTGTTTACAACATTATGCCTGTCTTCATAAAGAAGTAAAATCTGCTTAGTTTTTTGTCTTCTGGCTAAGATACTAACGAGTATCATGATACTGGTCATACTCTGTACTCAATGATACTGTACTGTGTAATTACTGTATGTGGTCTCTCCATTGACCAGGTTACCCACCCCTACTGATATCTATCAGGGGTATTAACATGTTTTGTGATTGGTCCCTGCAGATCCAGGAACGCTCAGCTTTGTTGGAGACCTGTCCATGGTGTGCCGCTAAAGGACAGTCTCTGGCCCTGCGCTCCTACAGGATCAACTTCCAGGAGTTCATCACTCTCTGCACTGACCCACAGGTAGGGtaatgttaacacacacacacatgcactcacttaCACAGATGTGCACGTATACACGCGCACACAATCAGCACAACGTCAACAAAAAAACGGGTGTttcacaaagcaggatcaatgggGGAATCCTAAACTGTCTGAACAAGACACCAGTTTTAGTAGTTTCCTAGAGAAACTGGGTTTGCTTTGTTCGCCATAGTGGCAGTATTTTGAGAGAGTCAAGTTATGGATGAATTATGTGTTACTGTCAGTAGTAAATGCAGTCAAACTGTGCTAAAGTATCCTTTCACCCTGCTACTTTATAGTGTGAGTGTTGTCCTCTAGTGGTTTCCTGGTCCCCATCCTTCAATGCAAGAGGGAAAACAAGTCGTAGTGTCAAGAAACAATATGAAGCCAATGTGAAGTTTGAACTTCCCCAGACAGTTACTCATAATTTCTTCATTCAGCCTCGCCTCTTGCCagtccattgtaaataagaattgactTACCTGttttaaataaacaaattaaTCAAATTAACTTCTCCCCTACAGTGCCTGTTTCCCTTGGTCTCTCGTCCTTTGGAGGATGTCCTGGCCAGCCTCGTACCTCCTCTACCCCAAACTCAGACAGGGAGCAAGAGGAAGAGTCCCTGCGGGTTGGAGAATGGAGACCCTGTACCTTCCCCCAAACGTGCACAATCGGTGGAGTCAGAAGTGGCCGAGGACGCCGTATCACCGAGTGGAGCTCTATCAGTCAgcgacatcaccaacaaactcaaTGGGGAAGAAGAGTGCTTTAATGGGAAGAAGGAGAGAATCAGCCAATCAGAACACACCAACATGGATGTGGTGGATAAAACCCTCAAACACGCACTTCCTGAGACTGAGAGGGGAGGGGCCAACGGATACCACAAGGATTCTGGTTGGTCGATGCCAGAAGAAATGGACCAGGAACTCCTAGAAGAGGAACAAGATGGTGTCTTTCTCCCAGAGGAGGGTACACCTACTTTAGACAAGGGTTTTCCTCTCCAAAAGAAGATGGTACCAGTCTTACAGGTGGCCGTTTCTGTTGTAGAGCCTACTGTAGAGTCTGAAGGTGCACCAAAGGAGGTTCTCTCTACTTTACAGGAGGCTGTATTTGCCCTAGACAATACTTTATCTGCCCCGCAAGTATCCATTTCTGTCCCAGAGAAGATTTCACGTCCCTTACATGTGGCCATTTCTGCCTCAACGTCTGCCCCAGAGAAACTCTTGGCCAAGGCTGCCTTAGTGGAGGTTATCCCTATCTTAGAGGACACAGTCTCTCTCTTAGAGGCTCTGACTGCCCCAGGGGAAGTTACACCATCACGTCAGAAGGTTCACCCTCCCTTACAAAGGACTGTGAAGGTTGTGTCTGTGCCAGAGAAGGTTGTGTCTGTGCCAGAGAAGGTTGTGTCTGTGCCAGAGAAGGTTGTGTCTGTGCCAGAGAAGGTTGTGTCTGTGCCAGAGAAGGTTGTGTCTGTGCCAGAGAAGGTTGTGTCTGTGCCAGAGAAGGTTGTGTCTGTGCCAGAGAAGGTTGTGTCTGTGCCAGAGAAGGTTGTGTCTGCGCCAGAGAAGGTTGTGTCTGTGCCAGAGAAGGTTGTGGGGACACCTGCCATGGAAGCTGTCCTGGTGTTGCAGGAGGCTCTGACCGTCTTAGAGGAGGCTTCACCTGGCATGAAGGAGGGTCTCTCTGGCTTAAAgaaagatgaggaagaggagtgtTTAATCAAGGAGGAAGAAGTGGCTTTGGAGGATGTCCCTGCCTCAGAAGAGGTTGAGAAGGCTCTGCCTGCCTTGGTGGAGGCTGTCCCTGTTttagagaaagaggaggtggctACACCTGCCTTGATGGATAATGAGTACGGAGAGGAGGATCTGCCTGTTTTTgacaaggaagaggaggaagagtgcCCCCCAGAGGTGATGTGTAGGCCCTGTAGTGTGGACCTCAGTCAGAGCAAAGTGCCTGTTGAagttcatgatgatgatgatggtcctATCAAAGTTAGAAGAAGAGCTCAGAACACCCGGCAACTAATCAGTAGCGAGGATGAGATGACCGGCGCAACCATGGAAACAGAACGGGAAGGAAGCGTCACTGGGGAAGTGGAAGTCGTGCCATCACCGCCAAAAAAGAAAATGGGCCGACCGAGAAAGACTCCTATTATTAAATACACGCAGGAAGTGGTGCCCAACTTTGACCCGGAAGTGATCTCGACTGAGGAGTTTGTTCCGGTTCCCGGGCCTCACTTATTCTGGAGGAATGAGAATAGTCTGTGTTGGCTGGACACCTTGCTGGTAGCGCTGGTCCACCTTCGCACCCTGAGGGACAGACGACCCACCAAGAGGCCCACTGTAGGTCAACCTGTCTGGGACCTGTGTGAGAGGTACAACCGGGCCTGTGGTCTCATCACAGCCTACCAACACACTGGCGCAGGTGGGTGGACTTATCTATTTAGTAAGGTTTATTTGAATTGATGTACAACATTGGCAGCTAAGAGCTGAATATTTCTTTTGAAAGGGGAAGAATGCATCTGCACACTATCCCTTTGATACAATACATGTATTGATTGAATTAACCCTCTACAGACTTAGCCCTGTCTAAGCCTGGTCGCGGCGGGGTTggactaagctatatggaattgttttaacaaGGTCATACCAAAGATACATTTCTAAATCAAATAGATaaattaagaccccttgaagtataatCTTTTTAAATTAATATATTTTTCGCCTttctgctattagcccatacaaagtAATTGCATAAAATATTCACTACATGGATAAACAGATAGTCCCCCAAATAATCAAAAGTACGTGTCTGTCCTATATTTGAGAGATATAAAAAAAGAACAGGAAAAatgtgtcttttttttttttacatctatttagccatcaaaattatgaaataacacatggaatcatgaggaaccacaaaagtgttaaacaaattaaaatatatttgagatcattcaaagtagccaccgtttgccttgatgacagctttgcacactcttggcattctctcaaccagcttcatgaggaatgcttttccaacagtcttgtgctgagcacttgttggctgcttttccttcactctgctgtccaactcctcccaaaccatctcaattgggttgaggtcatgcgattgtggaggccaggtcatctgatacagcagtccatcactctccgtcttggtcaaatagcccttacacagcctggaggtgtgttttgggtcattgtcctgttgaaaaacaaatgatagtcccactaagcgcataccagatgggatggcatatccctgcagaatgctgtggtagccatgctggttaagtgtgccttgaattttaaataaatcacagacagtatcaccagcaaagcaccataacacctcctcctgcaTGCTTCatgttgggaaccacacatgcggagatcatccgttcacctaccctgcgtctcacaaagacacggtggttggaaccattaatctcacatttggactcatcagaccaaaggacagatttacaccggtctaatgtccattgctcgtgtttcatggcccaagcacgtctcttcttcttattggtgtcctttagtagtggtttctttgcagcaattcgaccatgaaggcctgattcacgccgtttcctctgaagagttgatgttgagatgtcttttatttgaattctgtgaagcatttatttgggctgcaatttctgaggctggtaactctctaatgaacgtatcctctgcagcagaggtaatactgggtcttcctttcctgtggcggtcctcatgagagccagtttcatcatagcgcttgatggtttttgcgattgcacttgaataaatcttcaaagttcttgacattttccatattgaatGACCATGTCTCAAACTAGTTATGCactatcatttctctttgcttatttgagctgttcttgccataatatggacttggtcttttaccaaatagggctgtcttctgtataccacccctaccttgtcataacacaactgattggctcaaacacattaaggaggaaagaaattccacaaattcacttttaacaaggcacacctgttaattgaaatgcagtccaggtgactacctcatgaagctggttgagagaatgccaggagtgtgcaaagctgtcatcgaggtaAAGGgtcgctactttgaagaatctcaaatgtgaaatattttgatttgtttaacactttttttttattaatacattattccatatgcattatttcatagttttgaagccttctattctacaatgtagaaaatagtacaaaataaagaaacccttgattTCGTAGATCAAAATGGATAACACCATCATCTTCGTTAGTCTCTCATTTTGTAAGAAGACCGacttttaaaattgtatttttttttttacgggattgtctcatggtctgacagtcacCGCTCTAGCTATGTCTCCTTTCCTCACAGATACGGAAGTGCGACATcggtggatgcggtggattgagatgcatccaatgcaaaaaaacacatctcCAGCTTAAACGGACTGATTTTTGTGGGGGATAAAAAAAATTCTAGTTAAATTTCCACGGGGGTGTGGACATGAGCAACGTTTCGTCAGCAAGCTGCCTTCAGCAGGGCGTCTTGTGTATTAATCTATTACCTAATCCTAAATACATGTTTACTTACacctgtttgtgtttgtctccctcatctctctccagaCAGTGTTGTCAGAGTGCCCTCTGCGGTGTTACAGAGGGTCCAAACTGAGATGCAGGCCATCAGGATGTCCATCTTTAAACTGCTGGAGCCTCTACTGAAATGTAAACTGGGTAAGAACCTGGCTGGGTGCCTCCTGAGTGGcacggtggtctaaggcactgcatcgcagtgctagctgtgccactagagattctgggtttgagtccaggcccTGTcgtagccggccgcgaccgggagacccatgggatggcgcacaattggcccagcgtcgtctgggttaggggagggtttggcagacagggatgtccttgtcccatcgcgcactagcgactcctgtggctggCTGGgcacagtgcatgctgacaccgtcgccaggtgtacggtgtttcctctgacacattggtgtggctggcttcctggttaagtgggcattgtgtcaagaagcagtgcgggttGGTTGGgttatgtttcggaggacgcacgactCTCAACATTCGTCTATCCCTAGTCCGtccgggagttgcagcgatgagacaagactgtaactaccaattggataccacgaaaaggggtacaataaaacaaataaaatatatattttttaaaaacaggAACCTGGCTGGGAATCATAGAGGTGGTTGGTGATGACTCTCAGCAGTTCATAGATCAACCAACATGTGTGAAAGCTAGTTGttttggataagagcatctgcaaaATGACTCAAATGTGTAATAGGCTGTTTCTGCATGTGACCCTGCTCTTACCTACTTAGTCTAAAGTTGTCTAAAGTAAtatacagtgccatcagaaagtattcatagcccttgacttattccacattttgttgttacagcctgaattcaaaatgaatcaagtttattaaaaaaaaaatggtgcaaatgtattacattaaatggagaaatatctcatttacataagtattcacacccctgaattaATACTatattgaagcacatttggcagcgattacaactgtaAGTCTgtctgggtgagtctctaagagctttccacacctggattgtgcaacatttacccattattctttaaaacatGATTTGAGCTCTGTCAAATAGGTTGTTGATCAATGTAAGACAACCAGTTTCagttcttgccatagattttcaaatagatttaagtcaaaactggaacttggccactcaggaacattcactgtcctcttggtaagcaactccagtgtagatttgaccttgtgttttagtttattgtcctgctgaaaggtgaaatcctctcccagtgtctgttggaaagcagactgaaacagggttTCATCTAGGGttatgcctgtgcttagctcttctgtttcttttattttttaatcTTGTAAAACTCCCCAGTTcataatgattacaagcatacccataacacaaTCATTCCTCCTTCTCAACCATCTCTTACCTTCAGAACTAACACAAACATTCCACCTTCTCAACCATCTCTTACCTTCAGAACTAACACAATCATTCCTCCTTCTCAACCATCTCTTACCTTCAGAACTAACACAAACATTCCACCTTCTCAACCATCTCTTACCTTCAGAACTAACACAAACATTCCTCCTTCTCAACCATCTCTTACCTTCAGAACTAACACAAACATTCCTCCTTCTCAACCATCTCTTACCTTCAGAACTAACACAAACATTCCTCCTTCTCAACCATCTCTTACCTTCAGAACTAACACAAACATTCCACCTTCTCAACCATCTCTTACCTTCAGAACTAACACAAACATTCCACCTTCTCAACCATCTCTTACCTTCAGAACTAACACAAACATTCCACGATTGATTCAAAATTGACCTGATTTTACTTTGTGAGCTGACCCcgattttgttattttttgttgattATTGACCTCACCCTGacccctgctctctcctctcctgcaggTCAGAATGAGACACCAGTGTTTGCCCTGCCCCTCCTCCTCAGGGCTGACTCCTGGGCAGAACCTCTCTTCCAGCAAACATATGAGTGGCAGTTTGAGTGTACCTCAACAACTTGTCAACATGCCACCAACACCAAGTAAGAGCCATCTTGAACTTTTAGGGCCAGTTTTCTAGACATAAATATATAACCTAGTCTTGGACTAAGAAGCACTTTCAATGGTgaatcttcatctctctctctctctgtgatttagTGATCAATGTCATTATTAATCATTATCCTAGAAGATCTGTGTTTGACAACTGTTAACAACGTTCTTTAGTTTTCATAAGAAGCCTTGTAGTTCCACTACAATACTGTAGACTGTAATATTAACCTAGTGGTCAGTACTGTAATATTAACCTAGTGGTCAGTACTGTAGACTGTAATATTAACCTAGTGGTCAGTACTGTAATATTAACCTAGTGGTCAGTACTGTAGACTGTAATATTAACCTAGTGGTCAGTACTGTACACTGTAATATTAACCTAGTGGTCAGTACTGTAGACTGTAATATTAACCTAATGGTCAGTACTGTAGACTGTAATAGTAACCTAATGGTCAGTACTGTAGAATCGGTCATATTAACCTAGTGGTCAGTACTGTAGACTGTGTAATATTAACCTAGTGGTCAGTACTGTAGACTGTAATATTAACCTAGTGGTCAGTACTGTAGACTAATATTAACCTAGTGGTCAGTACTGTAGACTGTAATATTAACCTAGTGGTCAGTACTGTAGAATCGGTCATATTAACCTAGTGGTCAGTACTGTAGAATCGGTCATATTAACCTAGTGGTCAGTCAGGTGAGAGAGCATATTTATAAGTGTCTTgtcctcgctcgctcgctctctcaccTACCTACCTTCAGTAGACCTGGCTTGTAACAGCACAACGTGCTGCTGGGATAGGCATGGAAATGGGAAGAAAGAGGGAATGAGAGAAGTGAAATGAATATAATCAACATGGTGATTGTACTGTAGTGCTGGAGGAACGTCCAGTCTTCTGCCCTGAGGATGTCTCTAAAGAGGAAAGAATAGGAAAATGAGTCATGAATGAAAACAAACGTTTACTCATCTAATTCCTTCCTCTAGTTTGGGGATTAGTCATATTATGGCTCATTGAGAATCTTGGACCAGTACAAGTTTACCAATATAGACAGTGAAGCAGGTATTGGGCAACATTTTAGCAGTGCAAAGAGCCAACAATACTGTGAACCTATTGGTCTAATTAAGACTCTTCAAAGAACTTGGCCCAGTAGCTACAATACAGATGGTGAAAAGGGTAGCGATTTAGTCTGTTGAAACGAATCCGTTATTTACTGGAGCGgctggtagcctagcggttaagagcgttgggccagtaactgaaaatttgctggtttgaatcccagagccgactaggtAAAAATGTTCTGTTccgttgagcaaggcacttaaacctaattgctcctgtaagttgttctggatcagagcgtctactaaatgactgaaatgtaaatctCATTTAATATTTCCTGTAGTTTTTGGTTAGTTTCTTTTGAAGAGCTTGGCTCAGTACAAGTTTACCAGATGATGAAACGAGTAGATATTATTTGTTGAAACCTTCATCTCCTATATTCCTGTGTGAATTAAAATGTAATTGGTTTAGATGGCTTATAATCATTTTTAAGTGAGATGAAAACTATAGACAAAAATACTcgttcccataccgggagtcgaaCCCGGGCcgcctgggtgaaaaccaggaatcctaaccgctagaccatatgggaagctgtctgtctgtattttaaTTGGGCTTTTGAATGGTAACAAGAACAATGACGTAATGTTGACAGAAAGGGAGTGTACAAGGACATTTCGGAAAATAATTTGTATAAAACAAATAAAGGGGAAAACTGACTCACTCAACTGGACCAAAAGGTCTGTGTGTCTTTTATTTActatcaaatgtatttttctttCAGATGTAAGAAGACCCTCACCACTTTCACCAATGTGCTTTCTGATTGGCACCCTCTCAACGCAGCCCACCATTCACGTTGCAGCAAGTGTAATAAGAGGAAGCAGACCAGGATGTTGGTGCTGGAGAGGTGAGGGCTCAACCTCTTAACCTTTCATACCTGGGGTGGCTCTcaaacagggttggggtcaattcagttTTTTTTAATTCAGGAAGTGAATGAAATTGAAATTCTGTTTACGAGTTGAGAAGTCCTCATAGAAAACAATGGGCAACTTCCTATTCAGTGGAGGAGTTGaactgaattgaccccaaccctgatcttAAGTGGATTCCGCTCCGGAGATTTTCCAGGACCTTGTCTCTTTACCTACTCATTCCTGGCAGATGGAGGAAAGGAGATGAGTAGTGGAAGCCACTGTAGACTATTGAGATGGGGCCGTGTAGTTGATATTGTAGACGATTGAGATGGGGCCGTGTAGTTAATATTGTAGACTATTGAGATGGGGCCGTGTAGTTAATATTGTAGACTATTGAGATGGGGCCGTGTAGTTAATATTGTAGACTATTGAGATGGGGCCGTGTAGTTAATATTGTAGACTATTGAGGTGGGGCCGTGTAGTTAATATTGTAGACGATTGAGATGGGGCCGTGTAGTTAATATTGTAGACGATTGAGATGGGGCCGTGTAGTTAATATTGTAGACGATTGAGATGGGGCCGTGTAGTTAATATTGTAGACTATTGAGATGGGGCC
This window harbors:
- the LOC115204603 gene encoding SUMO-specific isopeptidase USPL1 isoform X2 gives rise to the protein MFCDWSLQIQERSALLETCPWCAAKGQSLALRSYRINFQEFITLCTDPQCLFPLVSRPLEDVLASLVPPLPQTQTGSKRKSPCGLENGDPVPSPKRAQSVESEVAEDAVSPSGALSVSDITNKLNGEEECFNGKKERISQSEHTNMDVVDKTLKHALPETERGGANGYHKDSGWSMPEEMDQELLEEEQDGVFLPEEGTPTLDKGFPLQKKMVPVLQVAVSVVEPTVESEGAPKEVLSTLQEAVFALDNTLSAPQVSISVPEKISRPLHVAISASTSAPEKLLAKAALVEVIPILEDTVSLLEALTAPGEVTPSRQKVHPPLQRTVKVVSVPEKVVSVPEKVVSVPEKVVSVPEKVVSVPEKVVSVPEKVVSVPEKVVSVPEKVVSVPEKVVSAPEKVVSVPEKVVGTPAMEAVLVLQEALTVLEEASPGMKEGLSGLKKDEEEECLIKEEEVALEDVPASEEVEKALPALVEAVPVLEKEEVATPALMDNEYGEEDLPVFDKEEEEECPPEVMCRPCSVDLSQSKVPVEVHDDDDGPIKVRRRAQNTRQLISSEDEMTGATMETEREGSVTGEVEVVPSPPKKKMGRPRKTPIIKYTQEVVPNFDPEVISTEEFVPVPGPHLFWRNENSLCWLDTLLVALVHLRTLRDRRPTKRPTVGQPVWDLCERYNRACGLITAYQHTGADSVVRVPSAVLQRVQTEMQAIRMSIFKLLEPLLKCKLGQNETPVFALPLLLRADSWAEPLFQQTYEWQFECTSTTCQHATNTKCKKTLTTFTNVLSDWHPLNAAHHSRCSKCNKRKQTRMLVLERVSPVFVLHFVEGLPDNDLCVYSFTFQQQKYSVTTVIQYDQQLKHFVTWIRRADGSWLEFDDLKHPNCVSHTQLVVPPREIHVVFWELKTDRPDNPQTPCSPPVSLTSTLLIHKELQKPPLAKLFVNNESQDISQTVSDDADTDMDTTITAGYIDNDMDTTLTNNVNSPIAIGSTSVLHGVPVQSCYHNLSLPLLHNDTAIVEALTVSDDTDNDIMDTTVTTGNAGNSSISSTTLLDTFEGLSHDDDIVTLTLVEVKVDSDGRPLDDNNVSLAPRQNGDLSPLPAPTPETENPAPAHEMPPETDVVVIKRPSSPDTASGFLLDSSDGPSEPNSEKPTPPSPPKLRRGRRTSNKAKIMASNNPVAAAAAKVVTTTPPRTATPMALPGNWGGIILPSVVSMMSPSYMEPSTLAPEASTPPPPHSKPAATSTSLQSKPGLPPPPDPNSRWSYLLSLHPTSIPNPPRTQRPTSHFNHSTPNRFQQLSQSWQDPRMAPPNPDARLKKPPPLPKPKLSKGDIEALPVKAAEMYGGFQSRSRIVNININSPSKTSPPTQLISQRTDPQNDAWKIPSQPAAFVSRKPLINHTTSAVPIVTSPPPSPGVTEIPKISSSRKHSPGGQVSETDALRYKLLKKLKAKKKKLEKLNQMLGYQGGAGGRGEVTCTPDITDRSPSHTVSSSTSVYDSPAYDQFFADLLSPATTASNLSPDSTGFLEMLTTNGQEGVGDLACGGDGISGASQVVTPVILHPANHVVVVPQPVLAEPITTSGENFLEEFISGSANQQTEMETDTLSALDLFF
- the LOC115204603 gene encoding SUMO-specific isopeptidase USPL1 isoform X3, with the protein product MSGDGTGLGAPGPLAGYWEKIQERSALLETCPWCAAKGQSLALRSYRINFQEFITLCTDPQCLFPLVSRPLEDVLASLVPPLPQTQTGSKRKSPCGLENGDPVPSPKRAQSVESEVAEDAVSPSGALSVSDITNKLNGEEECFNGKKERISQSEHTNMDVVDKTLKHALPETERGGANGYHKDSGWSMPEEMDQELLEEEQDGVFLPEEGTPTLDKGFPLQKKMVPVLQVAVSVVEPTVESEGAPKEVLSTLQEAVFALDNTLSAPQVSISVPEKISRPLHVAISASTSAPEKLLAKAALVEVIPILEDTVSLLEALTAPGEVTPSRQKVHPPLQRTVKVVSVPEKVVSVPEKVVSVPEKVVSVPEKVVSVPEKVVSVPEKVVSVPEKVVSVPEKVVSVPEKVVGTPAMEAVLVLQEALTVLEEASPGMKEGLSGLKKDEEEECLIKEEEVALEDVPASEEVEKALPALVEAVPVLEKEEVATPALMDNEYGEEDLPVFDKEEEEECPPEVMCRPCSVDLSQSKVPVEVHDDDDGPIKVRRRAQNTRQLISSEDEMTGATMETEREGSVTGEVEVVPSPPKKKMGRPRKTPIIKYTQEVVPNFDPEVISTEEFVPVPGPHLFWRNENSLCWLDTLLVALVHLRTLRDRRPTKRPTVGQPVWDLCERYNRACGLITAYQHTGADSVVRVPSAVLQRVQTEMQAIRMSIFKLLEPLLKCKLGQNETPVFALPLLLRADSWAEPLFQQTYEWQFECTSTTCQHATNTKCKKTLTTFTNVLSDWHPLNAAHHSRCSKCNKRKQTRMLVLERVSPVFVLHFVEGLPDNDLCVYSFTFQQQKYSVTTVIQYDQQLKHFVTWIRRADGSWLEFDDLKHPNCVSHTQLVVPPREIHVVFWELKTDRPDNPQTPCSPPVSLTSTLLIHKELQKPPLAKLFVNNESQDISQTVSDDADTDMDTTITAGYIDNDMDTTLTNNVNSPIAIGSTSVLHGVPVQSCYHNLSLPLLHNDTAIVEALTVSDDTDNDIMDTTVTTGNAGNSSISSTTLLDTFEGLSHDDDIVTLTLVEVKVDSDGRPLDDNNVSLAPRQNGDLSPLPAPTPETENPAPAHEMPPETDVVVIKRPSSPDTASGFLLDSSDGPSEPNSEKPTPPSPPKLRRGRRTSNKAKIMASNNPVAAAAAKVVTTTPPRTATPMALPGNWGGIILPSVVSMMSPSYMEPSTLAPEASTPPPPHSKPAATSTSLQSKPGLPPPPDPNSRWSYLLSLHPTSIPNPPRTQRPTSHFNHSTPNRFQQLSQSWQDPRMAPPNPDARLKKPPPLPKPKLSKGDIEALPVKAAEMYGGFQSRSRIVNININSPSKTSPPTQLISQRTDPQNDAWKIPSQPAAFVSRKPLINHTTSAVPIVTSPPPSPGVTEIPKISSSRKHSPGGQVSETDALRYKLLKKLKAKKKKLEKLNQMLGYQGGAGGRGEVTCTPDITDRSPSHTVSSSTSVYDSPAYDQFFADLLSPATTASNLSPDSTGFLEMLTTNGQEGVGDLACGGDGISGASQVVTPVILHPANHVVVVPQPVLAEPITTSGENFLEEFISGSANQQTEMETDTLSALDLFF